From Pseudorca crassidens isolate mPseCra1 chromosome 15, mPseCra1.hap1, whole genome shotgun sequence, one genomic window encodes:
- the ATXN2L gene encoding ataxin-2-like protein isoform X8 has protein sequence MLKPQPPQQTSQPQQPPPTQQAVARRPPGGTSPPNGGLPGPLASTSAPPGPPAAASPCLGPAAAAGSGLRRGAESILAPPPPQQQHQERPGAAAIGSARGQSTGKGPPQSPVFEGVYNNSRMLHFLTAVVGSTCDVKVKNGTTYEGIFKTLSSKFELAVDAVHRKASEPAGGPRREDIVDTMVFKPSDVMLVHFRNVDFNYATKDKFTDSAIAMNSKVNGEHKEKVLQRWEGGDSNSDDYDLESDMSNGWDPNEMFKFNEENYGIKTTYDSSLSSYTVPLEKDNSEEFRQRELRAAQLAREIESSPQYRLRIAMENDDGRTEEEKHSAVQRQGSGRESPSLASREGKYIPLPQRVREGPRGGVRCSSSRGGRPGLSSLPPRGPHHLDNSSPGPGSETRGINGGPSRMSPKAQRPLRGAKTLSSPSSRPSGEASVPPPPAVGRMYPPRSPKSAAPAPISASCPEPPIGSAVPTSSASIPVTSSVGDPGVGSISPASPKISLAPTDVKELPAKEPGRTLESQELSRIAGKVPGLQNEQKRFQLEELRKFGAQFKLQPSSSPETSLDPFPPRILKEEAKGKEKEVDGLLASEPMGSPVSSKTESISDKEDKPPLPPAGGAEGPDQPPPPCPSQTSSPPVGLIKGDDKDEGPVAEQVKKSTLNPNAKEFNPTKPLLSVNKSTSTPTSPGPRTHSTPSIPVLTAGQSGLYSPQYISYIPQIHMGPAVQAPQMYPYPVSNSVPGQQGKYRGAKGSLPPQRSDQHQPASAPPMMQAAAAAGPPLVAATPYSSYIPYNPQQFPGQPAMMQPMAHYPSQPVFAPMLQSNPRMLTSGSHPQAIVSSSTPQYPSAEQPTPQALYATVHQSYPHHATQLHAHQPQPATTPTGSQPQSQHAAPSPVQHQAGQAPHLGSGQPQQNLYHPGALTGTPPSLPPGPSAQSPQSSFPQPAAVYAIHAHQQLPHGFTNMAHVTQAHVQTGITAAPPPHPGAPHPPQVMLLHPPQSHGGPPQGAVPQSGVPALSASTPSPYPYIGHPQALSDPDCLLT, from the exons GGGACAAAGCACAGGAAAGGGACCCCCACAGTCACCG GTGTTTGAGGGTGTCTACAACAATTCCAGGATGCTGCATTTCCTTACAGCTGTTGTG GGCTCCACTTGTGATGTAAAGGTAAAGAATGGTACCACCTATGAAGGTATCTTCAAGACCCTGAGCTCAAAG TTTGAACTGGCAGTAGATGCTGTGCACCGGAAAGCATCAGAGCCAGCAGGTGGTCCTCGTCGGGAAGACATTGTGGACACCATGGTGTTTAAGCCAAGTGATGTCATGCTTGTCCACTTCCGAAATGTTGACTTCAATTATGCTACTAAAG ACAAGTTCACTGATTCAGCCATTGCCATGAACTCGAAGGTGAATGGGGAGCACAAGGAGAAGGTGCTTCAGCGCTGGGAGGGGGGCGACAGCAACAGCGATGACTACGACCTGGAGTCTGACATG TCCAATGGATGGGACCCCAATGAAATGTTCAAGTTCAATGAGGAGAACTACGGCATAAAGACCACCTATGACAGCAGTCTCTCTTCTTACAC GGTGCCCTTAGAGAAGGACAACTCGGAAGAATTTCGTCAGCGGGAGCTGCGTGCAGCCCAGTTGGCTCGAGAGATTGAATCGAGCCCTCAGTACCGCCTGCGGATCGCCATGGAGAATGATGACGGGCGCACCGAGGAGGAGAAGCACAGTGCAGTTCAGCGACAGGGTTCAGGGCGAGAGAGCCCCAGCTTGGCATCTAG GGAGGGAAAGTATATCCCTCTACCCCAACGAGTTCGGGAAGGTCCCCGGGGAGGAGTTCGATGCAGTAGTTCTCGGGGTGGCCGGCCTGGCCTTAGCTCTTTGCCACCTCGTGGCCCTCACCATCTTGACAATAGCAGCCCTGGCCCAGGTTCTGAGACACGCGGTATCAATGGAG gcccTTCCCGCATGTCCCCTAAGGCACAGCGGCCTCTGAGAGGTGCCAAGACTCTGTCTTCCCCCAGCAGCAGGCCTTCTGGAGAAGCTTCTGTTCCACCTCCTCCTGCAG TAGGCCGGATGTACCCCCCACGCTCTCCCAAGTCAGCTGCCCCTGCCCCAATCTCAGCTTCCTGTCCTGAGCCTCCCATCGGCTCAGCAGTACCGACCTCTTCAGCTTCCATCCCCGTGACATCATCAGTTGGGGATCCTGGAGTAGGCTCCATTTCCCCAGCTTCTCCAAAGATCTCACTGGCACCCACAGATG TAAAAGAACTCCCAGCCAAGGAACCTGGGAGAACGCTGGAGTCCCAGGAGCTGTCCCGGATAGCAGGGAAag TCCCTGGCCTTCAGAACGAGCAGAAACGCTTTCAACTGGAAGAACTGAGAAAATTTGGGGCCCAGTTTAAG CTTCAGCCCAGTAGCTCCCCTGAGACCAGCCTGGATCCTTTTCCTCCCCGGATCCTAAAGGAGGAGGccaaagggaaggagaaggaggttgATGGTCTTTTGGCTTCAGAGCCCATGGGGTCCCCTGTTTCCTCCAAGACAGAATCCATATCGGATAAGGAGGACAAACCACCCCTGCCACCAGCAGGAGGCGCCGAAGGGCCGGATCAGCCCCCACCGCCTTGCCCAAGCCAAACCAGTAGCCCCCCAGTGGGCCTGATCAAGGGAGATGACAAGGATGAGGGCCCTGTTGCTGA aCAAGTGAAGAAGTCAACATTGAACCCTAATGCCAAGGAGTTCAATCCCACTAAGCCGCTGCTGTCTGTG AATAAATCCACCAGTACTCCAACTTCTCCTGGGCCCCGGACTCATTCAACTCCCTCCATCCCGGTGCTGACAGCAGGCCAGAGTGGGCTATATAGCCCCCAGTACATTTCCTACATACCTCAGATCCACATGGGACCAGCTGTTCAG GCACCTCAGATGTATCCATATCCTGTGTCCAACTCAGTGCCTGGACAGCAGGGCAAGTACCGGGGAGCAAAAG GCTCCCTGCCCCCCCAGCGCTCGGACCAACACCAGCCAGCCTCAGCCCCTCCGATGATGCAGGCCGCCGCCGCTGCTGGCCCCCCTCTGGTGGCTGCCACACCTTATTCTTCCTACATCCCCTACAATCCACAGCAGTTCCCAGGCCAGCCCGCCATGATGCAGCCCATGGCCCACTACCCCTCGCAG CCGGTGTTTGCCCCCATGCTTCAAAGCAACCCACGCATGCTGACGTCGGGGAGCCATCCCCAGGCCATTGTGTCGTCCTCCACCCCTCAGTACCCTTCTGCAGAGCAGCCCACCCCCCAAGCCCTTTATG CCACTGTTCACCAGTCCTATCCACACCATGCCACGCAGCTCCATGCCCACCAGCCGCAGCCGGCCACCACGCCTACTGGGAGCCAGCCGCAGTCCCAGCATGCAGCCCCCAGTCCCGTCCAG CACCAGGCGGGGCAGGCCCCACACCTGGGCAGTGGACAGCCACAGCAGAACCTGTACCACCCAGGGGCCCTGACAGGCACGCCGCCTTCTCTGCCGCCGGGACCTTCTGCGCAGTCCCCTCAGAGCAGCTTCCCCCAGCCAGCCGCTGTGTATGCTATCCATGCCCACCAGCAGCTGCCCCACGGCTTCACCAACATGGCCCATGTTACCCAG GCCCATGTCCAAACTGGAATCACAGCAGCCCCGCCCCCTCACCCTGGGGCTCCCCACCcgccccaggtgatgctgctgcacCCACCCCAGAGCCATGGGGGCCCCCCCCAAGGCGCGGTGCCCCAGAGTGGGGTGCCTGCACTCTCAGCTTCCACACCCTCACCCTATCCCTACATCGGACACCCCCAAG CTCTCAGTGACCCCGACTGTCTCCTGACTTAG
- the ATXN2L gene encoding ataxin-2-like protein isoform X2: MLKPQPPQQTSQPQQPPPTQQAVARRPPGGTSPPNGGLPGPLASTSAPPGPPAAASPCLGPAAAAGSGLRRGAESILAPPPPQQQHQERPGAAAIGSARGQSTGKGPPQSPVFEGVYNNSRMLHFLTAVVGSTCDVKVKNGTTYEGIFKTLSSKFELAVDAVHRKASEPAGGPRREDIVDTMVFKPSDVMLVHFRNVDFNYATKDKFTDSAIAMNSKVNGEHKEKVLQRWEGGDSNSDDYDLESDMSNGWDPNEMFKFNEENYGIKTTYDSSLSSYTVPLEKDNSEEFRQRELRAAQLAREIESSPQYRLRIAMENDDGRTEEEKHSAVQRQGSGRESPSLASREGKYIPLPQRVREGPRGGVRCSSSRGGRPGLSSLPPRGPHHLDNSSPGPGSETRGINGGPSRMSPKAQRPLRGAKTLSSPSSRPSGEASVPPPPAVGRMYPPRSPKSAAPAPISASCPEPPIGSAVPTSSASIPVTSSVGDPGVGSISPASPKISLAPTDVKELPAKEPGRTLESQELSRIAGKVPGLQNEQKRFQLEELRKFGAQFKLQPSSSPETSLDPFPPRILKEEAKGKEKEVDGLLASEPMGSPVSSKTESISDKEDKPPLPPAGGAEGPDQPPPPCPSQTSSPPVGLIKGDDKDEGPVAEQVKKSTLNPNAKEFNPTKPLLSVNKSTSTPTSPGPRTHSTPSIPVLTAGQSGLYSPQYISYIPQIHMGPAVQAPQMYPYPVSNSVPGQQGKYRGAKGSLPPQRSDQHQPASAPPMMQAAAAAGPPLVAATPYSSYIPYNPQQFPGQPAMMQPMAHYPSQPVFAPMLQSNPRMLTSGSHPQAIVSSSTPQYPSAEQPTPQALYATVHQSYPHHATQLHAHQPQPATTPTGSQPQSQHAAPSPVQHQAGQAPHLGSGQPQQNLYHPGALTGTPPSLPPGPSAQSPQSSFPQPAAVYAIHAHQQLPHGFTNMAHVTQAHVQTGITAAPPPHPGAPHPPQVMLLHPPQSHGGPPQGAVPQSGVPALSASTPSPYPYIGHPQGEQPGQAPGFPGGADDRIPPLPPPGELKIVLAAT, from the exons GGGACAAAGCACAGGAAAGGGACCCCCACAGTCACCG GTGTTTGAGGGTGTCTACAACAATTCCAGGATGCTGCATTTCCTTACAGCTGTTGTG GGCTCCACTTGTGATGTAAAGGTAAAGAATGGTACCACCTATGAAGGTATCTTCAAGACCCTGAGCTCAAAG TTTGAACTGGCAGTAGATGCTGTGCACCGGAAAGCATCAGAGCCAGCAGGTGGTCCTCGTCGGGAAGACATTGTGGACACCATGGTGTTTAAGCCAAGTGATGTCATGCTTGTCCACTTCCGAAATGTTGACTTCAATTATGCTACTAAAG ACAAGTTCACTGATTCAGCCATTGCCATGAACTCGAAGGTGAATGGGGAGCACAAGGAGAAGGTGCTTCAGCGCTGGGAGGGGGGCGACAGCAACAGCGATGACTACGACCTGGAGTCTGACATG TCCAATGGATGGGACCCCAATGAAATGTTCAAGTTCAATGAGGAGAACTACGGCATAAAGACCACCTATGACAGCAGTCTCTCTTCTTACAC GGTGCCCTTAGAGAAGGACAACTCGGAAGAATTTCGTCAGCGGGAGCTGCGTGCAGCCCAGTTGGCTCGAGAGATTGAATCGAGCCCTCAGTACCGCCTGCGGATCGCCATGGAGAATGATGACGGGCGCACCGAGGAGGAGAAGCACAGTGCAGTTCAGCGACAGGGTTCAGGGCGAGAGAGCCCCAGCTTGGCATCTAG GGAGGGAAAGTATATCCCTCTACCCCAACGAGTTCGGGAAGGTCCCCGGGGAGGAGTTCGATGCAGTAGTTCTCGGGGTGGCCGGCCTGGCCTTAGCTCTTTGCCACCTCGTGGCCCTCACCATCTTGACAATAGCAGCCCTGGCCCAGGTTCTGAGACACGCGGTATCAATGGAG gcccTTCCCGCATGTCCCCTAAGGCACAGCGGCCTCTGAGAGGTGCCAAGACTCTGTCTTCCCCCAGCAGCAGGCCTTCTGGAGAAGCTTCTGTTCCACCTCCTCCTGCAG TAGGCCGGATGTACCCCCCACGCTCTCCCAAGTCAGCTGCCCCTGCCCCAATCTCAGCTTCCTGTCCTGAGCCTCCCATCGGCTCAGCAGTACCGACCTCTTCAGCTTCCATCCCCGTGACATCATCAGTTGGGGATCCTGGAGTAGGCTCCATTTCCCCAGCTTCTCCAAAGATCTCACTGGCACCCACAGATG TAAAAGAACTCCCAGCCAAGGAACCTGGGAGAACGCTGGAGTCCCAGGAGCTGTCCCGGATAGCAGGGAAag TCCCTGGCCTTCAGAACGAGCAGAAACGCTTTCAACTGGAAGAACTGAGAAAATTTGGGGCCCAGTTTAAG CTTCAGCCCAGTAGCTCCCCTGAGACCAGCCTGGATCCTTTTCCTCCCCGGATCCTAAAGGAGGAGGccaaagggaaggagaaggaggttgATGGTCTTTTGGCTTCAGAGCCCATGGGGTCCCCTGTTTCCTCCAAGACAGAATCCATATCGGATAAGGAGGACAAACCACCCCTGCCACCAGCAGGAGGCGCCGAAGGGCCGGATCAGCCCCCACCGCCTTGCCCAAGCCAAACCAGTAGCCCCCCAGTGGGCCTGATCAAGGGAGATGACAAGGATGAGGGCCCTGTTGCTGA aCAAGTGAAGAAGTCAACATTGAACCCTAATGCCAAGGAGTTCAATCCCACTAAGCCGCTGCTGTCTGTG AATAAATCCACCAGTACTCCAACTTCTCCTGGGCCCCGGACTCATTCAACTCCCTCCATCCCGGTGCTGACAGCAGGCCAGAGTGGGCTATATAGCCCCCAGTACATTTCCTACATACCTCAGATCCACATGGGACCAGCTGTTCAG GCACCTCAGATGTATCCATATCCTGTGTCCAACTCAGTGCCTGGACAGCAGGGCAAGTACCGGGGAGCAAAAG GCTCCCTGCCCCCCCAGCGCTCGGACCAACACCAGCCAGCCTCAGCCCCTCCGATGATGCAGGCCGCCGCCGCTGCTGGCCCCCCTCTGGTGGCTGCCACACCTTATTCTTCCTACATCCCCTACAATCCACAGCAGTTCCCAGGCCAGCCCGCCATGATGCAGCCCATGGCCCACTACCCCTCGCAG CCGGTGTTTGCCCCCATGCTTCAAAGCAACCCACGCATGCTGACGTCGGGGAGCCATCCCCAGGCCATTGTGTCGTCCTCCACCCCTCAGTACCCTTCTGCAGAGCAGCCCACCCCCCAAGCCCTTTATG CCACTGTTCACCAGTCCTATCCACACCATGCCACGCAGCTCCATGCCCACCAGCCGCAGCCGGCCACCACGCCTACTGGGAGCCAGCCGCAGTCCCAGCATGCAGCCCCCAGTCCCGTCCAG CACCAGGCGGGGCAGGCCCCACACCTGGGCAGTGGACAGCCACAGCAGAACCTGTACCACCCAGGGGCCCTGACAGGCACGCCGCCTTCTCTGCCGCCGGGACCTTCTGCGCAGTCCCCTCAGAGCAGCTTCCCCCAGCCAGCCGCTGTGTATGCTATCCATGCCCACCAGCAGCTGCCCCACGGCTTCACCAACATGGCCCATGTTACCCAG GCCCATGTCCAAACTGGAATCACAGCAGCCCCGCCCCCTCACCCTGGGGCTCCCCACCcgccccaggtgatgctgctgcacCCACCCCAGAGCCATGGGGGCCCCCCCCAAGGCGCGGTGCCCCAGAGTGGGGTGCCTGCACTCTCAGCTTCCACACCCTCACCCTATCCCTACATCGGACACCCCCAAGGTGAGCAGCCTGGCCAGGCGCCTGGATTTCCAGGAGGAGCCGATGACAGGATTC CTCCCCTTCCACCCCCCGGGGAACTGAAGATTGTCCTGGCCGCGACCTGA
- the ATXN2L gene encoding ataxin-2-like protein isoform X11 — MLKPQPPQQTSQPQQPPPTQQAVARRPPGGTSPPNGGLPGPLASTSAPPGPPAAASPCLGPAAAAGSGLRRGAESILAPPPPQQQHQERPGAAAIGSARGQSTGKGPPQSPVFEGVYNNSRMLHFLTAVVGSTCDVKVKNGTTYEGIFKTLSSKFELAVDAVHRKASEPAGGPRREDIVDTMVFKPSDVMLVHFRNVDFNYATKDKFTDSAIAMNSKVNGEHKEKVLQRWEGGDSNSDDYDLESDMSNGWDPNEMFKFNEENYGIKTTYDSSLSSYTVPLEKDNSEEFRQRELRAAQLAREIESSPQYRLRIAMENDDGRTEEEKHSAVQRQGSGRESPSLASREGKYIPLPQRVREGPRGGVRCSSSRGGRPGLSSLPPRGPHHLDNSSPGPGSETRGINGGPSRMSPKAQRPLRGAKTLSSPSSRPSGEASVPPPPAVGRMYPPRSPKSAAPAPISASCPEPPIGSAVPTSSASIPVTSSVGDPGVGSISPASPKISLAPTDVKELPAKEPGRTLESQELSRIAGKVPGLQNEQKRFQLEELRKFGAQFKLQPSSSPETSLDPFPPRILKEEAKGKEKEVDGLLASEPMGSPVSSKTESISDKEDKPPLPPAGGAEGPDQPPPPCPSQTSSPPVGLIKGDDKDEGPVAEQVKKSTLNPNAKEFNPTKPLLSVNKSTSTPTSPGPRTHSTPSIPVLTAGQSGLYSPQYISYIPQIHMGPAVQAPQMYPYPVSNSVPGQQGKYRGAKGSLPPQRSDQHQPASAPPMMQAAAAAGPPLVAATPYSSYIPYNPQQFPGQPAMMQPMAHYPSQPVFAPMLQSNPRMLTSGSHPQAIVSSSTPQYPSAEQPTPQALYAPGGAGPTPGQWTATAEPVPPRGPDRHAAFSAAGTFCAVPSEQLPPASRCVCYPCPPAAAPRLHQHGPCYPGPCPNWNHSSPAPSPWGSPPAPGDAAAPTPEPWGPPPRRGAPEWGACTLSFHTLTLSLHRTPPSSPSTPRGTEDCPGRDLRPP, encoded by the exons GGGACAAAGCACAGGAAAGGGACCCCCACAGTCACCG GTGTTTGAGGGTGTCTACAACAATTCCAGGATGCTGCATTTCCTTACAGCTGTTGTG GGCTCCACTTGTGATGTAAAGGTAAAGAATGGTACCACCTATGAAGGTATCTTCAAGACCCTGAGCTCAAAG TTTGAACTGGCAGTAGATGCTGTGCACCGGAAAGCATCAGAGCCAGCAGGTGGTCCTCGTCGGGAAGACATTGTGGACACCATGGTGTTTAAGCCAAGTGATGTCATGCTTGTCCACTTCCGAAATGTTGACTTCAATTATGCTACTAAAG ACAAGTTCACTGATTCAGCCATTGCCATGAACTCGAAGGTGAATGGGGAGCACAAGGAGAAGGTGCTTCAGCGCTGGGAGGGGGGCGACAGCAACAGCGATGACTACGACCTGGAGTCTGACATG TCCAATGGATGGGACCCCAATGAAATGTTCAAGTTCAATGAGGAGAACTACGGCATAAAGACCACCTATGACAGCAGTCTCTCTTCTTACAC GGTGCCCTTAGAGAAGGACAACTCGGAAGAATTTCGTCAGCGGGAGCTGCGTGCAGCCCAGTTGGCTCGAGAGATTGAATCGAGCCCTCAGTACCGCCTGCGGATCGCCATGGAGAATGATGACGGGCGCACCGAGGAGGAGAAGCACAGTGCAGTTCAGCGACAGGGTTCAGGGCGAGAGAGCCCCAGCTTGGCATCTAG GGAGGGAAAGTATATCCCTCTACCCCAACGAGTTCGGGAAGGTCCCCGGGGAGGAGTTCGATGCAGTAGTTCTCGGGGTGGCCGGCCTGGCCTTAGCTCTTTGCCACCTCGTGGCCCTCACCATCTTGACAATAGCAGCCCTGGCCCAGGTTCTGAGACACGCGGTATCAATGGAG gcccTTCCCGCATGTCCCCTAAGGCACAGCGGCCTCTGAGAGGTGCCAAGACTCTGTCTTCCCCCAGCAGCAGGCCTTCTGGAGAAGCTTCTGTTCCACCTCCTCCTGCAG TAGGCCGGATGTACCCCCCACGCTCTCCCAAGTCAGCTGCCCCTGCCCCAATCTCAGCTTCCTGTCCTGAGCCTCCCATCGGCTCAGCAGTACCGACCTCTTCAGCTTCCATCCCCGTGACATCATCAGTTGGGGATCCTGGAGTAGGCTCCATTTCCCCAGCTTCTCCAAAGATCTCACTGGCACCCACAGATG TAAAAGAACTCCCAGCCAAGGAACCTGGGAGAACGCTGGAGTCCCAGGAGCTGTCCCGGATAGCAGGGAAag TCCCTGGCCTTCAGAACGAGCAGAAACGCTTTCAACTGGAAGAACTGAGAAAATTTGGGGCCCAGTTTAAG CTTCAGCCCAGTAGCTCCCCTGAGACCAGCCTGGATCCTTTTCCTCCCCGGATCCTAAAGGAGGAGGccaaagggaaggagaaggaggttgATGGTCTTTTGGCTTCAGAGCCCATGGGGTCCCCTGTTTCCTCCAAGACAGAATCCATATCGGATAAGGAGGACAAACCACCCCTGCCACCAGCAGGAGGCGCCGAAGGGCCGGATCAGCCCCCACCGCCTTGCCCAAGCCAAACCAGTAGCCCCCCAGTGGGCCTGATCAAGGGAGATGACAAGGATGAGGGCCCTGTTGCTGA aCAAGTGAAGAAGTCAACATTGAACCCTAATGCCAAGGAGTTCAATCCCACTAAGCCGCTGCTGTCTGTG AATAAATCCACCAGTACTCCAACTTCTCCTGGGCCCCGGACTCATTCAACTCCCTCCATCCCGGTGCTGACAGCAGGCCAGAGTGGGCTATATAGCCCCCAGTACATTTCCTACATACCTCAGATCCACATGGGACCAGCTGTTCAG GCACCTCAGATGTATCCATATCCTGTGTCCAACTCAGTGCCTGGACAGCAGGGCAAGTACCGGGGAGCAAAAG GCTCCCTGCCCCCCCAGCGCTCGGACCAACACCAGCCAGCCTCAGCCCCTCCGATGATGCAGGCCGCCGCCGCTGCTGGCCCCCCTCTGGTGGCTGCCACACCTTATTCTTCCTACATCCCCTACAATCCACAGCAGTTCCCAGGCCAGCCCGCCATGATGCAGCCCATGGCCCACTACCCCTCGCAG CCGGTGTTTGCCCCCATGCTTCAAAGCAACCCACGCATGCTGACGTCGGGGAGCCATCCCCAGGCCATTGTGTCGTCCTCCACCCCTCAGTACCCTTCTGCAGAGCAGCCCACCCCCCAAGCCCTTTATG CACCAGGCGGGGCAGGCCCCACACCTGGGCAGTGGACAGCCACAGCAGAACCTGTACCACCCAGGGGCCCTGACAGGCACGCCGCCTTCTCTGCCGCCGGGACCTTCTGCGCAGTCCCCTCAGAGCAGCTTCCCCCAGCCAGCCGCTGTGTATGCTATCCATGCCCACCAGCAGCTGCCCCACGGCTTCACCAACATGGCCCATGTTACCCAG GCCCATGTCCAAACTGGAATCACAGCAGCCCCGCCCCCTCACCCTGGGGCTCCCCACCcgccccaggtgatgctgctgcacCCACCCCAGAGCCATGGGGGCCCCCCCCAAGGCGCGGTGCCCCAGAGTGGGGTGCCTGCACTCTCAGCTTCCACACCCTCACCCTATCCCTACATCGGACACCCCCAAG CTCCCCTTCCACCCCCCGGGGAACTGAAGATTGTCCTGGCCGCGACCTGAGACCTCCATGA